The following DNA comes from Mesotoga sp. UBA6090.
AGCGTTTGGTTCGAGCCGGCCAACCGGTTGTGTCTTCTCGTTAGAGTTGTAATCGTACTAGGCTACTAGTGAAGGGTTATCGCTTCCAGACCACTTGTATTCGGAGTTATGTTTACCTCCTCGTGCGACATATTCCCTCTGGCTTCCGTCAACAATCTGTATCCCAGTACTTCTGTAATGTCCGTCGTTAACTTCCCCTCCGAATCGAGCAACTGACCTTCGTTGACTTCGCAATGTCTTATGTAGGCAGGAAGCAGACCATCCTTTTCACTCAACCAGTTGCAGTATTCTATTGCCATCCACCATGGCACATTGATTACGGGCCTGCTGCCCATTCCCCAGCCTTCATCGGAGGGGATTACGGCTCCCTTATCTACGCAGAACTCATTGTACTCGTTGAAAGTAACTGGATACTTCCCCCTACAAAGAAATCGTACGTGAGTTCAACCTGATGGGTTGTTTTCTTCATGTTAAAGCCGTCTCCTCAGGTATCTCCCATGGTGAAAGAACCCCACTCACAAAGACGAAGTCTCTCAAATAGGGTTCAAATAAGAGAAAAGTGAAAGTCCAGATTATCGGTTCAGAAGAAAGCCCTTTGTCATCTTTCGCCCTGACCTCAAAAGTATGATCTCCTTCTTGATAACCGCACCAGGTGTAATGGTCTTTGTATCGTGATCAACCCATTCTCCGCCATCTGTTCTATACTGATACAAAGAGACGTAGCCATCGTCGTCATAACCGATCCACTCAAATGTAATGCAGACATCAAGAGTGTCGCCAGAAGGTTCGGAGGATTCTTTCTCGATTACAGGTGGTTGATTACTCCTGAAGATGCATGAGGCCGTCAAGAACAGTACAATTAATTAAGAAGAGTGCCAAAGATATCAGTCTTGGCTTCATTGTGTTTCCACCTCCCTAAAGCGCTGGTGCTGAGATAGGCCAAACCTGTAGAAGGAGGCAGATGCCAACTTATGAAGTGCTCTTTTTTATCTTGCCAGCCAAATCCTGAGCTGACAACGCAAAATTAAGTGGGCGCGTCTCTCCTAGCAGGTCTTGCAGATTGAGCTCAGTACAAAACTAAGGCTCAAGTTTTCATTATCTGGCAATGAGCCAGAAGAGCATCTAGTAGGAAATTCAACGAAGTGAAAACACTGCAGGCTTCATTAAGTAGGCGATTTCTCATCGACACCACAACCACATACTATCAGACTTCTCTCTCTCTCAGCAGAGGTGGATCTACAGTTGTCGCCTTTTTGCTATACTGTCTTTATGCATTTCGTGAATAAGCCTTTAAAAGAACAGTCACCGTTTTGTATGAAATGCTCTTATTACCCTTCACAATGAGTTCGTTGCCCACAATATCGGCGTTCTCGGCTTCGATCTTCCCGGATGCCATAATAGGAATGGAAGAGGTCTTTCCCGGTGATCTAACAATCAGCTGCCAGCAGTCAGATTCCAACATTCTTCTGATTGCTATTATCCTGGGTTGTGAACTCTTTTTGTTTTTAGTAAGCTGTGGTTCAACTGGAAAGATCAAGAACGGAGCTGTATAAGTAATCGAAATGTCTAGCTTCTTTCCCGATATACTTTTGTCGAGTTCAACTCTCTTTGATGTGATTCCGTCAAGGGTTCTTACAGGAAGCGGGTTGTTGTTGACAGAAATCCTAACACCACTTGAATACTTGGGTATCCAGGGTGTGAAACGGACAGAAATTTCTTCCGGCATGTGTATTTCGAAATGCTGCGTTACTTCTACCCTGTCATCAATCAGTGTCGTACATTCATATGACAACGCGAGGCAGTTGCTCCCCAATGCTAGACAGGGAGCTTCTACTCTCCTGAGGTTCAACGGTATTGAGGGCTGAAAGTCAATGATACCCTCGATTATGTTTGGAGCGAAGCCAAGTACACCTTCGTAGAATGGTTGAAATCCCATTGTTTCAGACCAGGCCTGATGAGGACATATCCCGGACAGTTCGTAGGTCTGCCCATTCAGAACTTCTGGAATGTACCCTGATGAGAAGTCCTTATACATGTATAGATTGGCCAGCATGTGATTGTATGCGTCTAGATCTGCCCCAAGTTTGAACTGAGCCAGGGCAGCCCAACCGGTAAATAAAGGCCAGACGCTTCCCTCATGATAGCCTTTAGGATTGAATATCCCTGAACTCTTTCCTATTATTCTTACCCCCCAGTCAGTGGAGAAGTCATCACTAGCCAGATCTTCTATTTGGGCGGAGATTCTTTCGTTAGGCACACAGTCGAATATCGAACCCATTGAAGACATAATCGTTCTGAATTTCATCTGCTTTCCCGATTCATCTATTCCCAGAACAAAACCCATCTCAGGATCGTATAGTTTTTCGAGGCCTATCAAGCATCGTCTCTGAAGATCTGGCAAATGAGACTTAACCCTTTCCTCTCCAAGATAACTGGAAAGAATTTCTATGCCCCTGAGAGCTGCAATCCATATGCAGTTCAAATAAAATGAGGCTTTTGCGCCGTACAGTTTTCCCCCTTCGACCCAGCCGTGGCCAGCAACGGTGTTTTCAATTAGACCATCACCATCTGAATCGGTTTTTGAACAGTACTCTAGAGCTTTCTCAATTTTATCCCAGTTTTTCCTGGCAAATCCAATATCGCCACTCTGCACACAATACTTATACATCGTGTAAAGAAAGAGGGGAGTGGAGTCGGCGGCGTCATAGTGAACAACGTTGCTGGTAGTGAGTTCATGATAGATCTTTCCATCGATTCTCTGAAATTTCATTAGAAGCTCGAGGTTCTCTTTGACCGTCGTGAAGTCTCCAATGTCGAGAAATGCCAGTGAGCACCATAGGCTGTCTCGGCCGAAGTACCAGGCGTAGCCGGGCCTTGCACTGAACCAGCCTGGTCTGCTGGAAGCATATCCTGCTACAAGGCCTGTTCCAAGATTCGGTACTGTCACTCTGAACTTGATTGCTCCAATTCTCGCCATGTCAAGAGCCTCATTGAGTCTTGAGTCATCTGTTATGATCCTTCCCTTTTCGAGGTACTTCAGGTAGAATTCATTGGTTTTGCGTATCTCATCTTGCATATCGATTTGCTTCGGGAGCTCTTCGTTTTTATTACATGAGATAACCGAGAGTACAGCCGTTCCTGTCGCTTTGCTACTAATCGACACGAAGATCTCTTTGTCAATCCCATCCAGAGATACTGAAGATGGATTCGAGAAGACGAACAGGCTCTTGATCTGGGAGTCCTCGGTCTGAAGAATGAACCCGTTATTAAGTTTGGTGAACCGTTTTTCTCCGTTGAAAGCATCATCCATTGGCCACATTATCCTGAGATCAGATTCGAAGCGAATATCGATGCTATGTGCTATGTAGTCGTAGAAATCGAACTGTAAAAAAAGATAGGGATTCTCGAGACTGCAAAAGACAGTTATCTCTCCGCAGCAAAGTTCATAGACGACTCTTTCGGGTGTGTAGAGAACCCTATTGAGTGCTTTTGACACATTTTCTCCATCTACAGAGAACTCCATGGATCTCAAGATTCTGAAGGGATGCATCCACACTTCCTCGATCTTATGGACTGAGATATTTGCCAGGACTCGTCTTCCTGTGGAATTCATGTAACCCTTGGCGTCCTCGATCTTTATGGATGAAGACGGCCAGCTAATAACCGGTGAGATTGATGGAAGTCTTTGATCTGGAGTCTCTGAAGTCTGAACAAATCCCGACTTCGATTCTTTCCAGTATTTGCCTTGTCTGCCAGGAGAAAGCATCCAGAGGATACTATTCTCGATGAACCTTCGAGCTTCGGCATTATAACGAGTATCAGCTTCCTCAAATGAAAGATAGCCTCCAATGGAGAGAACTGGAAAGCCTCCAATATCATGAAGCCAAATCAGTTTTCTGTCCCTAATATAGCTTATGTATCGTTTCTCGACGGCCACTACCTTTGCTCTACTGCCTATATAGTAAAAGACATTCGGCATCTTTTCAAGGCCTTTGAGATGGGTGCTGTAGAAGCCTCCAAACAACCCTTCAAATAGAGGGTGGTTCTTATAGCACTGAAATCCCCTTTTGTCCCACGGGGAGCTGTCCTTAAAGACTCTTCGCTCTTCAATAGTGCCGGTATCATCTGCCCCAATCGTTTCAATGATTGTGACGGCCTTTCCAATAAGGATTATGGGTTTGACCCCTATTGAGGGCGATAGAGATTTCAGATCCGGTACGATGTTGTTCAGTATCAGCAGTTCATTCTTGTCGCAATCTATTATCGTACTGGTTTGGTATCCAGCTTCCTGAATAATCTCAGTGAGGTGGTTTCCTTTCTCTTCAATGACACAGATCATCTGCAGTTTCTTACCTCGACCACAGTTCATCCTGCGAGTATCTCTTCGAAAAGTCTGAATGAGGCTCCCTTTGATACCAGTAAGCCACAGTGGCGATGTCGTCCGTCAATGGCTGGAATGTTCCATCGGGATACCAACCAAGCGCTTGCACTGTTACTCTTATTGAGCTGCTGAACCTTATCGGATCAGGGATATGCCAGCGATAGAGACCGTGTCTGGGAATTTCCCCCTCTTCCCTTCTCCATAGAGGATACCCGCAGAATGGTGAGGAAAAGGTTTCCCCGAAACACCAGGCACCTCCGAAGTAATCTTCAGTTCCCGTTGTACAGATAGTTGGGTTTTCTTCTCCGTCAAGGAAGAACTTAACTTCTCCCTCTCCCCACCAGCCATTTGAGAGCTGAGACCAGCCGGCCACCGTGCCCACATAATGACCGACGCCGCTCACGCCCTCCAGAATTACGTGTTCCGGACACTCACGAGTGGTCATCGATCTTCTCCAATTTGCGTGAAAGTATGCGGCTGACTCAGAAATATTACCCAGAGAGTAGTCAATCTGATAGAAGAAATTATGAAAGGGCTTTGAAGAGAGGTTCTCGACTTCTATTCTTGCACTCTTCCTGAACGGCATTGGCCAGTAGCAGTTGAACCCTCCCGATGGGTTCACCGACAAAGGGAGCGAGTTGATATTGTACCTAAGTCCGTGAGTGCAGCCAAAAAAGTCACCGAGAGGAGCTTCAACTGAAGGAGATTGCTCGTCGTCCCAGTAGAACCTCATCAAGCAGCTTCTATATGCCTTACTGTCAACGGTTATCCATATGTGCCTTATCGTACCGGGTCCGTCGATTTTTGCCAGTTCGACTCTTCCCATTGCTGGAAGTTCGATACAGGGTCTGACTTTCCACCCCAATCCCAGCTTTCTTGCAGGTCCCTTTCCTTCAGGTTGCTCGAGAGCACCTTCGGAAAGACTTCCATCAGGGTTTTCTGCAGAAATAGATCGCGAGCATTCGTTCTTGATCTCACATATGTCACCAAAGAATGACAAACTATCACCCCTTTCTTCTATTTCTTTAGGCAGCTGGCTACTTGTCGTAGCCCGATGTAAGCCTTATTCCCTGAACGATCCATTTCTGGGCGAAAATGTAGACCAATATCATTGGAATGGACGAAAGAGCTGCAGCAGCCATCTGTGCAGGGTAGTTCGTTACATACTGAGAGGAGAACATCGCTACACCGACTTCAATAACGCGCATTTCTTTGCTTCTCGTAACAATTAGCGGCCAGAAAAACGATCTCCATTGTCCGAGGAAAGTGAAGGTACCGACTGTGGCGATTACTGGTTTGCACAACGGCATGATAACCTTCCAGAATATCTGCCAGGAAGATGCTCCGTCAATTCTTGCGGCATCTTCTATACTGCTCGGAAGGCTAAGCATATACTGTCTCATAAGGAACATTCCCCAGATATTCCCAAGCGCCGGAACGATCATCGCCCAATAAGTGTCAACCCAGTTCATTGAGTGCAGGATTATGAACCCTGGAATAAGAGTAACAACTCCCGGGAGAAGCATGAAAGTGATAAATAGCTTGAACATGAAATCTCGACCCGGGAAGTGTAATCGCGAGAGAGCGTAACCTCCCATTGCTATAAGTATTATCTGGCCAACAAGAACTGCGATTGTTATGAATAAAGTGTTGAAGATATATCTGCCCCAAGGTTGCGACTGCCACATTTCCACGTAATTCTCCCAACGCAAAACATCTGGGATCAGCTTCGGAGGAAGTCTGTACATTTCAAACTCTGCCATGAAAGAGAAAGAGATCATGAGAATATAAGGAAGTAGAGTGGATAGGCCGAGAAGAATGAGCAAAGCCATAATCACTACTTTAATAACAATTGAGAAGAATCTATTATTCATCTCATCATCTCCTCTCTAGAAGTAAGCCTGCCAGCTCTCTTTGCCAAAGAGCTTGAACTCTACCAGAGTCAGCGCGGCCAGTAACAGGAACAAGATCCACGATTGTGCGGCAGCGTACCCCATTCTCATGTCTACCCAAGCAGACTGCCAAATGTGATAGAAGACGACATCGGTTGACCTAAGAGGGCCTCCTTGGGTCAAGACATAAATAGGAGTGAAAACCTGAAAAGATCCTATTACGCTTGTGACGAGGACGAAGAGGCTAGTGGGTTTTAGTAATGGGAGAGTGATCTTCCAGAAGATCCTTGGTTTGCTAGCACCATCGACAGCAGCAGCGTCATAGAAGTCTTTTGGAATGCCCTGGAGCCCTGCCAGGAATATGAGAAGTTGACTGCCGATCGCTGACCAAATACCGATTATCATCATTGAAATCAGCGCAAACTGAGGTGATTCAAGCCACGCAATTGGTTTAATTCCAAATATGCTTAGTACATAGTTCAGGACACCAAAATCACGGTTGAAGATCCACCGCCAGACAATCGTGGTTGCCACACCAGCAGTCACCACAGGAAGGTAATAAAGCACCCTCAAGACAATCGAAAGCTTACCTAGCTTGTTCACCGCGATCGCCAGAAGAAGTGATATGAACATCCCAATAGGAACGTAGATTGAGTAAACGGCAGTATTCTTCATTGCGTTCCAGAATTTGAAGTCTGAAAAGAGCTCGATGAAATTCTCGAGACCCACAAAAGGCTTGGCTGCATCAACGATGCTCCATCTTCGGAATGCAAGGAATAATGCAAAACCCATAGGTCCGACTGCCCACCAGACTAGGTGAACAAGAGCCGGTAACAGAAAGCCGTAGCCTATCAAAGTTCTCCTTATCAGCTTGTGAGATTCGATGTTTGTAATGACAAAGACGCTCACTACTACCATTACCAGAAGTACTAGAATTGCTCCTATCGAGAAGAACTGAATCGACAAGATCGAGTTTTCTCTGGGGGTCTCCTCAAACAACACAGTGAACTCGTATTCACCGATGTCTTGAGTCGCGTATGTGTGAACCACATCATTCACTCTAGCAACACCGACTTCTATTCCATCATCTTCATGAGACGACACGATCTCAATATTTGAGATTCTTCTTGCAGTCAGATTAGAGGCAATCACTTCACTATCATCACTGACAATGAAGCTCGCACC
Coding sequences within:
- a CDS encoding SUMF1/EgtB/PvdO family nonheme iron enzyme translates to MGSRPVINVPWWMAIEYCNWLSEKDGLLPAYIRHCEVNEGQLLDSEGKLTTDITEVLGYRLLTEARGNMSHEEVNITPNTSGLEAITLH
- a CDS encoding amylo-alpha-1,6-glucosidase, translating into MNCGRGKKLQMICVIEEKGNHLTEIIQEAGYQTSTIIDCDKNELLILNNIVPDLKSLSPSIGVKPIILIGKAVTIIETIGADDTGTIEERRVFKDSSPWDKRGFQCYKNHPLFEGLFGGFYSTHLKGLEKMPNVFYYIGSRAKVVAVEKRYISYIRDRKLIWLHDIGGFPVLSIGGYLSFEEADTRYNAEARRFIENSILWMLSPGRQGKYWKESKSGFVQTSETPDQRLPSISPVISWPSSSIKIEDAKGYMNSTGRRVLANISVHKIEEVWMHPFRILRSMEFSVDGENVSKALNRVLYTPERVVYELCCGEITVFCSLENPYLFLQFDFYDYIAHSIDIRFESDLRIMWPMDDAFNGEKRFTKLNNGFILQTEDSQIKSLFVFSNPSSVSLDGIDKEIFVSISSKATGTAVLSVISCNKNEELPKQIDMQDEIRKTNEFYLKYLEKGRIITDDSRLNEALDMARIGAIKFRVTVPNLGTGLVAGYASSRPGWFSARPGYAWYFGRDSLWCSLAFLDIGDFTTVKENLELLMKFQRIDGKIYHELTTSNVVHYDAADSTPLFLYTMYKYCVQSGDIGFARKNWDKIEKALEYCSKTDSDGDGLIENTVAGHGWVEGGKLYGAKASFYLNCIWIAALRGIEILSSYLGEERVKSHLPDLQRRCLIGLEKLYDPEMGFVLGIDESGKQMKFRTIMSSMGSIFDCVPNERISAQIEDLASDDFSTDWGVRIIGKSSGIFNPKGYHEGSVWPLFTGWAALAQFKLGADLDAYNHMLANLYMYKDFSSGYIPEVLNGQTYELSGICPHQAWSETMGFQPFYEGVLGFAPNIIEGIIDFQPSIPLNLRRVEAPCLALGSNCLALSYECTTLIDDRVEVTQHFEIHMPEEISVRFTPWIPKYSSGVRISVNNNPLPVRTLDGITSKRVELDKSISGKKLDISITYTAPFLIFPVEPQLTKNKKSSQPRIIAIRRMLESDCWQLIVRSPGKTSSIPIMASGKIEAENADIVGNELIVKGNKSISYKTVTVLLKAYSRNA
- a CDS encoding glycoside hydrolase family 172 protein, coding for MSFFGDICEIKNECSRSISAENPDGSLSEGALEQPEGKGPARKLGLGWKVRPCIELPAMGRVELAKIDGPGTIRHIWITVDSKAYRSCLMRFYWDDEQSPSVEAPLGDFFGCTHGLRYNINSLPLSVNPSGGFNCYWPMPFRKSARIEVENLSSKPFHNFFYQIDYSLGNISESAAYFHANWRRSMTTRECPEHVILEGVSGVGHYVGTVAGWSQLSNGWWGEGEVKFFLDGEENPTICTTGTEDYFGGAWCFGETFSSPFCGYPLWRREEGEIPRHGLYRWHIPDPIRFSSSIRVTVQALGWYPDGTFQPLTDDIATVAYWYQREPHSDFSKRYSQDELWSR
- a CDS encoding carbohydrate ABC transporter permease: MNNRFFSIVIKVVIMALLILLGLSTLLPYILMISFSFMAEFEMYRLPPKLIPDVLRWENYVEMWQSQPWGRYIFNTLFITIAVLVGQIILIAMGGYALSRLHFPGRDFMFKLFITFMLLPGVVTLIPGFIILHSMNWVDTYWAMIVPALGNIWGMFLMRQYMLSLPSSIEDAARIDGASSWQIFWKVIMPLCKPVIATVGTFTFLGQWRSFFWPLIVTRSKEMRVIEVGVAMFSSQYVTNYPAQMAAAALSSIPMILVYIFAQKWIVQGIRLTSGYDK
- a CDS encoding carbohydrate ABC transporter permease, with amino-acid sequence MRHYKIIVGLLVLVGLLIVSAFAILGFYARNNLSDFLVESEASLLRSFKLNYQDLTATIDLDMDPLVGEPELAVDILEGFSDDVVFAGLFDYSGNLIDDFGYSAPDFLSSSLFFENLTFSSGYPKTELVVLNDKIYVQTGILLLDDNILLVVLDRFDDLLHRASKVYERDFIVYFGDEDDFTIPGDSRRIEADLIRRLFRQTINSQRPESVEISVEGNKMLMNAIAVYDSDNWDVIGFFATHITYEGWKDKHNSLLIFLWISALVSFVFAVLVLLALYKKSISHVNLKRNTRMTFGLAAYLPAIVLIASFAFFVFGNTLGEISEGIGLKRAKGWFSDADYLVEKGDRNLFAEFVDISRRTTGASFIVSDDSEVIASNLTARRISNIEIVSSHEDDGIEVGVARVNDVVHTYATQDIGEYEFTVLFEETPRENSILSIQFFSIGAILVLLVMVVVSVFVITNIESHKLIRRTLIGYGFLLPALVHLVWWAVGPMGFALFLAFRRWSIVDAAKPFVGLENFIELFSDFKFWNAMKNTAVYSIYVPIGMFISLLLAIAVNKLGKLSIVLRVLYYLPVVTAGVATTIVWRWIFNRDFGVLNYVLSIFGIKPIAWLESPQFALISMMIIGIWSAIGSQLLIFLAGLQGIPKDFYDAAAVDGASKPRIFWKITLPLLKPTSLFVLVTSVIGSFQVFTPIYVLTQGGPLRSTDVVFYHIWQSAWVDMRMGYAAAQSWILFLLLAALTLVEFKLFGKESWQAYF